In the Staphylococcus sp. IVB6240 genome, one interval contains:
- a CDS encoding LacI family DNA-binding transcriptional regulator: MNIRDIAELAGVSKSTVSRYLNKGPISPKTQRKIQEVIDAHEYAPNQFAQSLRAQKTKMIGVIIPRMNSYAVASTVQGIKKTCESQKYQMLLSLTERDVDQELEALRSFQRSKVDGVLFMATAITEAHMEVIQSMPMPVILIGQNHATLSAIYHNDLQAGQLMAQHLIALGVKHVCYAGVPDEDQAVGQLRYQGLYDTLNAQGVKVDMIQAAFDYDTALSQLQQQLLIEDNTAYIGATDTIALALYHLIMHESEMTPFIGGFGGDPVTEIVHPKIHTIYYQYERAGQLAVEALFKQITHSDTLTTHVLDVQTSQDEILLHKNGTVTI, encoded by the coding sequence ATGAACATTCGAGATATTGCGGAACTAGCTGGTGTCTCAAAAAGCACGGTTTCACGCTATTTGAATAAGGGGCCTATTAGCCCAAAGACACAGCGAAAAATTCAAGAAGTGATAGACGCTCATGAATATGCGCCAAACCAATTTGCGCAAAGTTTAAGGGCACAAAAAACTAAAATGATCGGTGTAATTATTCCGCGTATGAATTCTTATGCGGTGGCGAGTACGGTACAAGGGATCAAAAAAACATGTGAATCACAAAAGTATCAAATGCTTTTGTCTTTAACTGAGCGTGACGTTGATCAAGAGCTTGAGGCATTGCGGTCATTTCAACGCAGTAAAGTCGACGGCGTGCTCTTTATGGCAACTGCGATTACAGAGGCGCACATGGAAGTGATTCAATCGATGCCGATGCCGGTTATTTTGATAGGTCAGAATCATGCGACTTTGAGTGCGATTTATCATAACGATCTACAAGCAGGACAATTAATGGCACAGCACTTGATTGCTCTAGGTGTTAAACATGTATGTTATGCAGGCGTACCAGATGAAGACCAAGCTGTTGGACAGTTACGTTACCAAGGGCTATACGATACACTCAATGCGCAGGGGGTTAAAGTGGATATGATTCAAGCTGCTTTTGATTACGATACAGCCTTGTCACAGTTACAACAGCAATTATTAATAGAAGACAATACCGCATATATCGGTGCGACAGATACAATCGCATTGGCACTGTATCATTTGATTATGCACGAATCAGAAATGACACCGTTTATTGGTGGATTTGGCGGAGATCCCGTCACAGAAATTGTTCATCCTAAGATACATACTATTTATTATCAATATGAACGTGCCGGTCAGTTGGCCGTAGAAGCACTCTTTAAGCAAATCACACATTCAGATACCCTCACAACGCACGTATTAGATGTACAAACATCACAGGATGAAATCTTATTACACA
- a CDS encoding sulfurtransferase TusA family protein, translating into MVYELGTVGMVCPFPLIEAQKKMEELAVGDELKIDFDCTQATESIPNWAAEQNYPITNYEQLGDASWTITVQKA; encoded by the coding sequence TTGGTCTATGAATTAGGTACAGTTGGAATGGTATGTCCGTTCCCATTAATCGAAGCACAAAAGAAAATGGAAGAACTTGCTGTTGGTGATGAGTTGAAAATTGATTTTGACTGCACACAAGCAACAGAATCAATTCCGAACTGGGCAGCAGAACAAAACTATCCAATCACAAATTATGAGCAACTTGGTGATGCGTCTTGGACAATCACTGTTCAAAAAGCTTAA
- a CDS encoding redox-sensing transcriptional repressor Rex: MAKETVKIPRATLKRLPLYYRFVNTLKAKGENRVNSKAISEGLNIDSATIRRDFSYFGELGKKGYGYNIDNLLDFFKSELSDAEEIHIGIVGVGNLGHALITYNFSIHDDMTITEAFDIRPEVIGETVGNVVVKPMSDMTDIIKKEKLEVVIIATPESAAQAVTDQLVEAGIKGILNFTPKRVQVPKSVQVHQIDLGVELQSLLFFMKNYNSTIKA; the protein is encoded by the coding sequence ATGGCTAAAGAAACGGTGAAAATTCCAAGAGCAACCTTGAAACGCTTACCTTTATATTATCGTTTTGTAAACACGTTAAAAGCTAAAGGTGAAAATCGTGTGAATTCAAAAGCAATCAGTGAAGGATTGAATATTGATTCAGCTACGATTAGACGTGACTTTTCGTATTTTGGTGAACTCGGCAAAAAGGGATATGGCTATAACATTGACAACCTTCTAGACTTCTTCAAATCAGAATTAAGTGATGCAGAAGAGATCCACATTGGCATTGTAGGTGTCGGTAACCTCGGACATGCATTGATCACTTATAACTTTTCCATCCATGATGATATGACAATTACAGAAGCATTTGATATACGTCCAGAAGTAATCGGTGAAACGGTTGGTAACGTCGTTGTTAAACCAATGTCAGACATGACAGATATTATTAAGAAAGAAAAGCTTGAAGTCGTAATTATCGCCACACCAGAATCAGCTGCACAAGCAGTCACAGACCAACTTGTCGAAGCTGGTATCAAAGGGATTCTTAACTTTACACCAAAACGTGTACAAGTACCAAAGAGTGTTCAAGTACATCAAATTGACTTAGGCGTAGAGCTTCAATCGTTATTATTCTTTATGAAAAATTACAATTCAACAATTAAGGCATAA
- the abc-f gene encoding ribosomal protection-like ABC-F family protein produces MILMQLSQISKSFDGETIFDDVNFEVKTGERIGIVGRNGAGKSTLMKIIAGVESYESGHISKIKNLKMGYLTQQMTLNTQNTVFDEMLQPFEHLKQLGEKMQVETDWLAQHADRYDTDAYQEHMNRYETISNEFEKLGGYDYERKIKTVLNGLHFTESDYNRPVNDFSGGQKTRLSLAQMLLREPDLLLLDEPTNHLDMETTAWLEDYLKFFKGAIVIISHDRYFLDKIVTQIYDVSLGEVKHYVGNYAKFIAQRDQYYQKRLAEYERQQDEIKRLETFVKKNITRASTSGMAKSRRKVLEKMTRIEKPMLDARSADIRFDFDRNTGNDVMHIRQLEVGYGSPITRPINIEVSKGDHIAVIGPNGIGKSTLIKTLAGRLDAISGEVIPGANLKIGYYDQKQAEFQSNKTILDYVWDQYRHMPEKDIRAVLGRFLFTQDDVQKIINDLSGGEKARLQLALLMLERNNVLILDEPTNHLDIDSKEMLEQALNDFAGTLIFVSHDRYFINELANKIFDLDADGGRVYLGDYQYYLEKLEQQQAFATHAESQNTPTEPMMDLPTEQEATYEDLKAARREKRKLTRQIEALESDIDTYESRIEEIDVAMSDPEIIDDYEQIQALAEERTTIEQSLEETMTKWEELQILVSDLDDI; encoded by the coding sequence ATGATATTAATGCAACTCAGTCAAATTTCGAAGTCCTTTGATGGTGAGACCATTTTTGACGATGTAAACTTTGAAGTCAAAACAGGTGAACGCATTGGCATTGTCGGCCGTAATGGTGCTGGTAAGTCAACATTAATGAAAATCATTGCTGGTGTGGAATCATATGAAAGTGGCCACATTTCAAAAATTAAAAACTTAAAAATGGGTTATCTCACTCAACAAATGACACTCAATACACAAAACACAGTGTTTGATGAGATGTTACAACCATTTGAGCATCTCAAACAATTGGGTGAGAAGATGCAAGTAGAGACAGATTGGCTTGCACAACACGCGGATCGCTATGATACGGATGCTTATCAAGAACATATGAATCGTTACGAAACCATTTCGAATGAATTTGAAAAACTAGGCGGCTATGACTATGAGCGTAAAATAAAAACGGTGCTGAACGGCCTGCATTTTACAGAATCAGATTATAATCGCCCTGTTAATGACTTTAGTGGTGGGCAAAAAACACGTCTGTCACTGGCACAAATGTTGTTACGTGAGCCTGATTTATTGTTACTTGATGAGCCGACAAACCATCTGGATATGGAGACGACTGCATGGTTGGAAGACTATTTAAAGTTTTTCAAAGGTGCTATTGTGATCATTTCGCATGACCGTTACTTCTTAGATAAAATCGTGACACAAATTTATGATGTTTCTTTAGGTGAAGTAAAACATTATGTTGGAAATTATGCAAAGTTTATTGCCCAGCGTGACCAATACTACCAAAAGCGATTAGCAGAATATGAACGTCAACAAGATGAGATTAAACGTTTAGAAACATTTGTTAAGAAAAATATCACACGTGCTTCTACAAGTGGCATGGCAAAAAGCCGACGTAAGGTTCTAGAAAAAATGACACGTATTGAAAAACCAATGCTAGACGCAAGAAGTGCTGATATCCGATTTGATTTTGATCGTAATACAGGTAACGATGTCATGCACATCCGTCAACTTGAAGTCGGTTACGGATCACCGATTACGCGCCCTATTAACATCGAAGTGTCAAAAGGCGATCATATCGCTGTCATTGGGCCAAATGGTATCGGGAAGTCCACGCTAATCAAAACATTAGCTGGCCGCTTAGATGCCATTTCAGGAGAAGTGATTCCTGGTGCAAACTTAAAAATTGGATACTATGATCAAAAACAAGCAGAATTCCAATCAAATAAAACCATTTTAGATTATGTTTGGGATCAATACCGACATATGCCAGAAAAAGATATACGTGCAGTCCTTGGCCGTTTCCTATTTACACAAGACGATGTACAAAAAATCATTAACGATCTATCTGGTGGCGAAAAAGCACGTCTTCAACTTGCATTACTCATGTTAGAACGCAACAATGTCTTAATTCTTGACGAACCGACCAACCACTTGGATATTGATTCAAAGGAAATGTTAGAACAAGCACTGAATGATTTTGCTGGCACACTCATTTTTGTTTCTCATGATCGTTACTTTATTAATGAATTAGCTAATAAAATCTTTGATCTGGATGCTGATGGTGGCCGTGTTTACTTAGGAGATTATCAATATTATCTCGAAAAGTTAGAACAGCAACAGGCTTTTGCGACACATGCTGAATCTCAAAATACTCCGACTGAACCAATGATGGATCTTCCAACCGAACAAGAAGCAACGTACGAGGATTTAAAAGCAGCACGTCGTGAAAAACGTAAACTAACACGTCAGATTGAAGCGCTAGAATCAGATATTGATACGTACGAATCACGTATTGAAGAAATCGATGTAGCGATGTCAGATCCTGAAATTATTGATGATTATGAACAAATACAAGCCCTTGCAGAAGAGCGAACAACTATCGAACAAAGCTTAGAAGAAACAATGACAAAATGGGAAGAATTACAAATTTTAGTCAGTGATTTAGATGATATTTAA
- the tsaD gene encoding tRNA (adenosine(37)-N6)-threonylcarbamoyltransferase complex transferase subunit TsaD codes for MTKQTLILAVETSCDETSVSVIADGQQILSNSVLSQIESHKRFGGVVPEVASRHHVENMTLMIEDALQTAQVTMDDIDAVAVTQGPGLIGALLVGVNAAKALAFAHNKPLIPVHHIAGHIYANQLDNGLTFPLMALIVSGGHTELVLMRDHLDFEVIGETRDDAVGEAYDKVARTIGLLYPGGPHVDKLAAQGSDTYEFPRVWLEPDSFDFSFSGLKSAVINKLHNLKQKGETPIPENVAASFQNSVVEVLVGKAIRACETYDVKQLIVAGGVASNRGLRAELERTTQEHGITLSIPEPKLCTDNAAMIGAVAYHLYQKEIFTDLSLNGKSNMFLDTIS; via the coding sequence ATGACTAAACAAACTTTAATATTAGCAGTTGAAACAAGCTGTGATGAAACGAGTGTCAGTGTCATTGCAGATGGACAACAGATTTTAAGTAACAGTGTCTTGAGTCAAATTGAGAGTCATAAACGTTTTGGTGGCGTTGTGCCAGAAGTGGCAAGCCGTCATCATGTCGAAAATATGACGTTGATGATAGAAGATGCGTTGCAAACAGCACAAGTCACAATGGATGATATTGATGCAGTAGCTGTGACACAAGGCCCTGGACTTATTGGTGCGCTGTTAGTTGGTGTTAATGCTGCAAAAGCTTTGGCATTTGCACATAACAAGCCGTTGATCCCAGTACATCATATTGCAGGGCATATATATGCTAATCAATTGGATAATGGACTGACATTCCCGTTAATGGCATTGATCGTATCAGGGGGACACACAGAACTTGTGCTCATGCGTGATCATCTGGACTTTGAAGTGATTGGTGAGACACGCGACGATGCGGTGGGAGAAGCGTATGACAAAGTGGCACGTACAATTGGTTTACTATATCCAGGTGGGCCACATGTTGATAAACTTGCTGCACAAGGTTCAGATACGTATGAATTTCCACGTGTATGGTTAGAGCCGGATAGTTTTGACTTTAGCTTTAGTGGCTTAAAAAGTGCAGTGATTAATAAGCTACACAACTTAAAGCAAAAAGGGGAGACACCGATTCCTGAAAATGTGGCCGCAAGTTTCCAAAATAGCGTTGTTGAAGTATTAGTTGGAAAAGCCATTCGTGCGTGCGAAACTTATGATGTCAAACAACTCATTGTTGCAGGTGGCGTCGCAAGTAACCGCGGTTTACGTGCTGAGTTAGAACGTACTACACAAGAGCACGGTATCACATTATCTATTCCTGAGCCGAAGCTTTGTACAGATAATGCTGCCATGATTGGCGCAGTCGCGTATCATTTATATCAAAAAGAAATTTTTACAGATCTGTCTTTAAATGGTAAAAGTAATATGTTTTTAGATACGATATCTTAA
- the rimI gene encoding ribosomal protein S18-alanine N-acetyltransferase, with the protein MTHEDVPAVFDLERISFHKSSWTIDAFYHELEHNNFAHYFVMTYDEVVIGYIGLWIVIDQAQITTIAVAPEYRGYGLGQLLMNYAKNFAASIATMMSLEVRVNNHVAQHVYEKLGFQYGGKRKNYYGDGEDACVMWVNLND; encoded by the coding sequence ATGACACATGAAGATGTGCCGGCTGTGTTTGATTTAGAGAGAATCAGTTTTCATAAAAGTTCATGGACGATCGACGCGTTTTATCATGAACTTGAACATAATAACTTTGCACATTATTTTGTGATGACATATGATGAAGTCGTGATTGGCTATATTGGCTTATGGATTGTGATTGATCAAGCACAGATTACAACCATTGCTGTAGCGCCTGAATATAGAGGCTATGGACTTGGCCAGTTATTAATGAACTATGCCAAAAACTTTGCTGCTTCCATTGCAACAATGATGAGTTTGGAAGTGCGTGTGAATAATCATGTTGCACAGCATGTCTATGAAAAATTAGGCTTTCAATATGGTGGTAAACGAAAAAATTATTATGGTGACGGAGAGGACGCATGCGTAATGTGGGTGAACTTAAATGACTAA
- the tsaB gene encoding tRNA (adenosine(37)-N6)-threonylcarbamoyltransferase complex dimerization subunit type 1 TsaB has translation MYSLLIDSSNQPLAVALMKEDQVLGTYTSAVKQNHSVQLMPQVAALLETAKITPQDLTDIIVAQGPGSYTGLRIGVTVAKTLAYTLNANLYGVSSLKALAATLQWTDRVIVPIMNARREHVYAGAYQWQDGQLNTVMEDQYIALTDLIERMKDEQKVLFIGEDVRQFEESLQDFDVLLLLPKAEAMWQHKGEPQNVHSFSPQYLKLSEAEQNWLNQQNSKTN, from the coding sequence ATGTATAGTTTATTGATTGATAGCTCGAATCAGCCATTAGCAGTTGCGTTGATGAAGGAAGATCAAGTGCTTGGAACATATACATCTGCTGTAAAGCAAAATCATTCTGTACAACTGATGCCACAAGTTGCTGCATTGTTAGAAACAGCTAAAATCACACCACAAGACTTAACAGATATTATTGTGGCACAAGGACCTGGATCGTATACAGGACTTCGTATTGGTGTGACGGTTGCTAAAACGTTAGCTTACACATTAAATGCAAATCTATATGGTGTCTCATCATTGAAGGCACTTGCAGCCACTTTGCAATGGACGGATCGTGTCATTGTCCCAATCATGAATGCACGTCGTGAACATGTGTATGCAGGCGCATATCAATGGCAAGACGGACAGCTCAATACAGTTATGGAAGATCAATATATTGCACTGACAGATTTAATTGAACGTATGAAAGATGAGCAAAAGGTATTGTTTATAGGAGAAGATGTACGTCAATTTGAAGAATCGTTACAAGATTTTGATGTCCTACTATTGCTGCCTAAAGCAGAAGCGATGTGGCAGCATAAAGGTGAACCGCAAAATGTTCATAGCTTTAGTCCACAATATTTGAAGTTATCGGAGGCAGAACAAAATTGGTTGAATCAACAAAATTCAAAGACCAACTAA
- the tsaE gene encoding tRNA (adenosine(37)-N6)-threonylcarbamoyltransferase complex ATPase subunit type 1 TsaE produces the protein MKKIFNLAEMEVFAQQLAQQLGAGDVLLLDGDLGAGKTTFSQFLGRALGVKRTINSPTFNIIKSYRGSVLNFHHMDCYRLEDSEEDLGFDEYFNDDAVTVVEWSQFIEEYLPETFLKITITVVNETERALQLEAVGTHYEAIKETLEHV, from the coding sequence ATGAAAAAGATTTTTAATTTAGCAGAAATGGAAGTATTTGCTCAGCAACTTGCACAACAACTTGGAGCCGGTGATGTGTTGTTGTTAGACGGTGACTTAGGTGCAGGTAAGACAACGTTCAGTCAATTTTTAGGGCGTGCACTAGGTGTTAAACGTACAATCAATTCACCGACTTTTAATATTATTAAATCATATAGAGGCTCAGTACTTAACTTTCATCATATGGATTGTTATCGACTTGAAGATTCAGAGGAAGACTTAGGTTTTGACGAATACTTCAATGATGATGCCGTGACAGTGGTCGAGTGGAGTCAATTTATAGAAGAATATTTACCAGAGACATTTTTAAAGATAACGATTACGGTCGTTAATGAAACAGAGCGTGCGTTGCAATTAGAAGCGGTAGGTACGCATTATGAAGCGATAAAGGAGACACTTGAACATGTATAG
- the ilvD gene encoding dihydroxy-acid dehydratase — MRSDMIKKGDHQAPARSLLHATGQIKSPTDMNKPFIAICNSYIDIVPGHVHLRELGDIAKEAIREAGGVPFEFNTIGVDDGIAMGHIGMRYSLPSREIIADAAETVINAHWFDGVFYIPNCDKITPGMMLAAMRTNVPAIFCSGGPMKAGLSSQGKALTLSSMFEAVGAFKEDNMSKEEFLEMEQNACPTCGSCSGMFTANSMNCLMEVLGLALPYNGTALAVSDERREMIRQAAKQLVYNVKHDIKPRDIVTKEAIDDAFALDMAMGGSTNTVLHTLAIAQEAGVDYDLSRINEVAKKTPYLSKIAPSSAYSMQDVHEAGGVPAIINELMKKEGVLHPDRITVTGKTLRENNEGKEITNDVVIRKLDNPYDKEGGLSILYGNIAPDGAVIKVGGVDPSIKTFTGKAICFNSHDEAVAAIDDHTVKAGHVVVIRYEGPKGGPGMPEMLAPTSSIVGRGLGKDVALITDGRFSGATRGIAVGHISPEAAAGGPIGLIEDGDEITIDLTDRTLDLHVDEATLATRKASQKPFKAKVKTGYLARYTALVTSANTGGVIKVPEDLL, encoded by the coding sequence ATGAGAAGTGACATGATTAAAAAAGGTGATCATCAAGCCCCAGCGAGAAGTTTATTACATGCGACTGGGCAAATAAAATCCCCTACTGATATGAATAAACCATTTATCGCAATCTGTAATTCATATATTGACATCGTTCCTGGCCATGTCCATTTACGCGAGCTCGGAGATATTGCTAAGGAAGCGATTCGTGAAGCAGGTGGCGTTCCATTTGAATTCAATACAATCGGTGTCGATGATGGTATTGCAATGGGTCATATCGGTATGCGTTATTCCTTACCAAGTCGTGAAATTATTGCGGATGCTGCAGAAACAGTCATCAATGCTCACTGGTTTGATGGAGTCTTCTACATTCCAAACTGTGACAAAATCACACCTGGTATGATGCTTGCTGCGATGAGAACAAATGTCCCTGCTATCTTCTGTTCAGGTGGTCCTATGAAAGCGGGACTCTCTTCACAAGGAAAAGCATTAACACTCTCATCTATGTTCGAGGCAGTTGGCGCATTTAAAGAAGACAACATGTCTAAAGAAGAATTTTTAGAAATGGAACAAAATGCATGTCCAACATGTGGGTCATGTTCAGGCATGTTCACTGCCAACTCAATGAACTGCTTAATGGAAGTTCTCGGACTCGCCCTTCCATACAATGGTACAGCATTAGCCGTCAGTGATGAACGTCGTGAAATGATCCGACAAGCTGCCAAACAACTAGTCTACAACGTAAAACATGACATCAAACCACGTGACATTGTCACAAAAGAAGCGATTGATGATGCATTTGCCCTCGATATGGCGATGGGTGGTTCTACTAACACCGTGTTACATACACTTGCAATTGCACAAGAAGCTGGCGTTGATTACGACTTATCTCGCATCAATGAAGTCGCTAAGAAAACACCATATTTATCTAAAATCGCACCAAGTTCTGCCTACTCTATGCAAGATGTACATGAAGCGGGCGGTGTACCTGCTATCATCAATGAACTGATGAAAAAAGAAGGGGTATTACATCCGGATCGCATCACTGTAACAGGCAAAACATTACGTGAAAACAATGAAGGAAAAGAAATTACGAATGATGTCGTAATACGTAAACTCGACAATCCTTACGATAAAGAAGGTGGCCTATCGATCTTATACGGCAATATCGCCCCAGATGGTGCTGTTATTAAAGTCGGTGGTGTGGATCCAAGCATCAAAACATTTACTGGTAAAGCCATCTGTTTTAACAGCCACGATGAAGCCGTTGCCGCTATCGATGATCATACTGTAAAAGCAGGTCATGTCGTTGTGATTCGCTATGAAGGTCCAAAAGGTGGTCCCGGTATGCCAGAGATGCTTGCCCCTACTTCTTCCATTGTAGGTCGTGGATTAGGAAAAGACGTCGCCCTCATCACAGACGGTCGTTTCTCAGGCGCAACGCGTGGTATTGCAGTTGGACATATCTCACCTGAAGCCGCTGCAGGGGGCCCAATCGGACTTATAGAAGATGGCGATGAAATCACAATCGACTTAACAGACCGCACACTCGATTTACATGTCGATGAAGCAACATTAGCAACACGTAAAGCATCTCAAAAACCTTTCAAAGCAAAAGTAAAAACAGGTTACTTAGCACGATATACAGCCCTTGTGACAAGTGCAAATACAGGTGGCGTAATCAAAGTGCCAGAAGATTTATTATAA